One part of the Streptomyces sp. AM 2-1-1 genome encodes these proteins:
- a CDS encoding molybdopterin-dependent oxidoreductase has protein sequence MIAAFCALCVGELVAAVVRPEAGPVTAVGSAVVDRTPPAVKEFAVRNFGTDDKLVLRLGILVLLALFALAVGVLALRHRRVGASAVLVFGLVGAVAAVGRPEGVPADALPSVVGAVVAAGVLYLLAGRLAPAPVPSPAAGETAAGDGAPGDGAPRGGAAGFDRRGFVIAATSAAAASAGAGYAGRRLAASVQAGASASRAEITLPVAGSPAPAVPSGTDLGVRGVSSYFTPNGSFYRVDTALVVPRVDAGRWRLRIHGKGVTRPLTLGYHDLLRRPTVERDITLACVSNEVGGPYIGNARWVGVRLADLLREAGVKAPSEGGPADQLVSRSVDGMTLGTPVETVLDGRDAMLALGMNGEPLPFEHGFPVRMLVPGLYGYVSACKWIEEIELTTFDAYDAYWVKRSWAPEAPIKTESRIDTPRPFASPKPGTVPVGGVAWAQHRGISRVEVRVDGGDWHTARLGAEDGRDTWRQWVWEWPATSGHHTLEVRATDGTGATQTADRTGTVPDGATGWHSVVVDVS, from the coding sequence GTGATCGCCGCATTCTGCGCCCTGTGCGTCGGGGAGTTGGTCGCGGCGGTCGTCCGTCCCGAGGCGGGACCGGTCACGGCGGTGGGGAGTGCGGTCGTCGACCGCACTCCCCCGGCCGTGAAGGAGTTCGCCGTACGCAACTTCGGCACGGACGACAAGCTGGTGCTGCGCCTCGGCATCCTCGTGCTGCTGGCGCTCTTCGCGCTGGCGGTGGGGGTCCTGGCGCTGCGGCACCGGCGCGTCGGGGCCTCGGCCGTGCTGGTCTTCGGTCTCGTCGGGGCGGTGGCGGCGGTGGGACGGCCCGAGGGCGTCCCGGCCGACGCGCTGCCCTCGGTGGTGGGGGCGGTGGTCGCCGCGGGAGTGCTGTATCTCCTGGCCGGGCGGCTGGCCCCGGCCCCGGTCCCGTCTCCCGCGGCTGGGGAGACGGCGGCCGGGGACGGGGCTCCCGGGGACGGGGCTCCCCGGGGCGGGGCGGCCGGTTTCGACCGGCGCGGCTTCGTGATCGCCGCCACCTCCGCGGCGGCGGCCTCGGCCGGTGCGGGGTACGCGGGGCGGCGCCTCGCCGCCTCCGTACAGGCCGGGGCCTCCGCCTCGCGCGCGGAGATCACTCTGCCGGTGGCCGGCTCGCCGGCCCCCGCCGTTCCCTCGGGCACGGACCTCGGGGTCCGGGGAGTGAGCTCCTACTTCACCCCGAACGGGAGCTTCTACCGGGTGGACACCGCGCTGGTGGTGCCCCGCGTGGACGCCGGCCGCTGGCGGCTGCGCATCCACGGCAAGGGCGTCACCCGCCCGCTCACCCTCGGCTACCACGACCTGCTGCGCCGGCCGACGGTCGAGCGGGACATCACCCTGGCCTGTGTGTCCAACGAGGTCGGGGGCCCGTACATCGGCAACGCCCGGTGGGTCGGGGTCCGGCTGGCGGACCTGCTGCGCGAGGCCGGGGTGAAGGCCCCCTCCGAGGGCGGCCCGGCCGACCAGCTGGTCTCGCGCTCGGTGGACGGGATGACGCTGGGCACCCCGGTCGAGACCGTCCTGGACGGCCGCGACGCGATGCTCGCCCTCGGCATGAACGGCGAACCGCTGCCGTTCGAGCACGGCTTCCCGGTGCGGATGCTCGTACCGGGTCTGTACGGCTACGTCTCCGCCTGCAAGTGGATCGAGGAGATCGAGCTCACCACCTTCGACGCCTACGACGCCTACTGGGTCAAGCGGAGTTGGGCACCGGAAGCGCCGATCAAGACGGAGTCGCGGATCGACACCCCGCGCCCCTTCGCCTCGCCGAAGCCCGGCACCGTGCCGGTCGGCGGTGTCGCCTGGGCCCAGCACCGGGGCATCTCCCGGGTCGAGGTCCGGGTGGACGGCGGCGACTGGCACACCGCTCGCCTGGGTGCCGAGGACGGCCGGGACACCTGGCGCCAGTGGGTGTGGGAGTGGCCCGCCACCTCCGGCCACCACACCCTCGAAGTCCGCGCGACGGACGGTACCGGCGCCACCCAGACCGCCGACCGCACCGGCACCGTCCCCGACGGTGCGACCGGCTGGCATTCGGTGGTGGTCGACGTGTCCTGA
- a CDS encoding anti-sigma factor yields the protein MSTAELHTLTGAYALHALPEDERRAFERHLAECGACAQEVAELSATASRLALAVSTSPPRGMREEVLRRITTVRQESPGHGVPAPTTVVPGRPGRWSRYALAACLAAAAALGGVAVWQNQLARDARQEADHTQRQNELLARVLAAPDAKTAAGGPVAGARGTVVVSASVDRAVFLASGMARPPRGKVYELWFDDGGTMRPAGLMDPDAATASVLLDGPVGGASGMGITVEPAGGSARPTSAPLALMDFPTA from the coding sequence GTGAGCACGGCCGAACTCCACACGCTGACCGGTGCGTACGCGCTGCACGCCCTCCCCGAGGACGAGCGCCGCGCGTTCGAGCGCCATCTCGCGGAGTGCGGGGCGTGCGCCCAGGAGGTGGCGGAGCTCTCCGCCACGGCGTCCCGACTCGCCCTCGCGGTCTCCACCTCTCCCCCGCGCGGCATGCGCGAGGAGGTGCTGCGCAGAATCACGACGGTCCGTCAGGAGTCACCGGGTCACGGCGTTCCCGCCCCGACGACGGTGGTCCCCGGACGGCCCGGACGCTGGTCCCGCTACGCGCTGGCGGCCTGCCTCGCGGCGGCGGCGGCCCTCGGCGGGGTCGCGGTGTGGCAGAACCAGCTGGCGCGGGACGCACGGCAGGAGGCCGACCACACCCAGCGCCAGAACGAGCTGCTGGCGCGCGTGCTCGCCGCGCCCGACGCGAAGACGGCGGCGGGCGGGCCGGTGGCCGGGGCGCGCGGCACGGTGGTGGTCTCGGCGAGCGTGGACCGGGCGGTCTTCCTCGCCTCCGGCATGGCCCGGCCGCCGCGGGGCAAGGTCTACGAACTCTGGTTCGACGACGGTGGGACGATGCGTCCGGCCGGGCTGATGGACCCGGACGCGGCGACCGCCTCCGTACTCCTGGACGGTCCGGTGGGCGGCGCGTCGGGGATGGGCATCACCGTCGAGCCGGCGGGCGGTTCGGCGCGGCCCACCTCCGCGCCGCTGGCGCTGATGGACTTCCCGACCGCCTGA
- a CDS encoding sigma-70 family RNA polymerase sigma factor, whose translation MKEAVYIGPVPSAGPDLQDLLVQVARGDQGAFAQVHDAICGPVLGLVRTVLRDPAQSEEVTQEVLVEVWRTAPRYQPSRGSAMNWVLTLAHHRAVDRVRSAEASAAREHRAALLDRTPAYDEVTEQVEIRLEREQVRRCLRTLSELQRESVTLAYYRGLTYREVGELLAVPLGTVKTRLRDGLIRMRDCLGVSA comes from the coding sequence TTGAAAGAAGCCGTGTACATCGGCCCCGTGCCCTCGGCCGGACCCGATCTCCAGGACCTGCTGGTCCAGGTCGCCCGGGGTGACCAGGGCGCGTTCGCCCAGGTCCACGACGCGATCTGCGGGCCCGTCCTGGGCCTGGTCCGGACCGTACTGAGGGACCCGGCCCAGTCCGAGGAGGTCACCCAGGAGGTGCTGGTGGAGGTGTGGCGGACCGCGCCGCGCTACCAGCCGTCCCGGGGCAGCGCCATGAACTGGGTGCTGACGCTCGCCCATCACCGGGCCGTGGACCGTGTCCGCTCGGCGGAGGCGTCGGCCGCCCGGGAGCACCGGGCCGCCCTGCTGGACCGCACTCCCGCCTACGACGAGGTCACCGAGCAGGTCGAGATCCGGCTGGAGCGCGAACAGGTGCGCCGCTGCCTGCGGACCCTGTCCGAGCTCCAGCGCGAGTCGGTGACCCTGGCGTACTACCGGGGCCTGACCTACCGTGAGGTGGGCGAACTCCTCGCCGTCCCGCTGGGAACGGTGAAGACACGCCTGCGCGACGGGCTGATCCGGATGCGCGACTGCCTGGGGGTGAGCGCGTGA
- a CDS encoding siderophore-interacting protein, with the protein MARPTRQPPKGKGAQVVRTEQITPHMVRVVLGGEGLASFSTDGLADHYVKLCFAPEGADYTHPFDMAAIRESYPRELWPTTRTYTVRAWDPATRELAIDFVVHGDEGLAGPWAAAAAPGDRMTILGPGGDYSPRAEADWHLLVGDESALPAIAVALEQMPEGARGHVFVEVSDATEEQELTVPAGISVTWLHRGERPVGELVTAAVLGLEFPAGEVQAFVHGEAGFVKEIRRYLRVERQIPLDRLSISGYWRLGQNDDAWRAVKREWNAQVEREQEPDAS; encoded by the coding sequence GTGGCGCGTCCGACGCGGCAACCGCCCAAGGGCAAGGGTGCGCAGGTCGTGCGCACCGAACAGATCACCCCCCACATGGTGCGGGTGGTCCTGGGGGGCGAGGGCCTCGCCTCCTTCTCGACCGACGGCCTGGCCGACCACTACGTGAAGCTCTGCTTCGCGCCGGAGGGCGCCGACTACACGCACCCCTTCGACATGGCGGCGATCCGCGAGTCCTACCCGCGCGAGTTGTGGCCGACCACGCGTACGTACACCGTGCGCGCCTGGGACCCCGCCACGCGGGAGCTGGCGATCGACTTCGTCGTGCACGGCGACGAGGGTCTGGCCGGCCCGTGGGCCGCGGCGGCCGCCCCCGGGGACCGGATGACGATTCTCGGCCCGGGCGGCGACTACTCCCCGCGGGCGGAGGCGGACTGGCACCTGCTGGTGGGCGACGAGAGCGCACTGCCCGCCATCGCCGTCGCCCTGGAGCAGATGCCGGAAGGCGCCCGGGGCCACGTCTTCGTCGAGGTGTCCGACGCCACCGAGGAGCAGGAGCTGACCGTCCCCGCGGGGATCTCGGTCACCTGGCTGCACCGCGGTGAGCGCCCGGTCGGCGAGCTGGTCACCGCGGCCGTGCTCGGGCTGGAGTTCCCGGCGGGCGAGGTGCAGGCCTTCGTGCACGGCGAGGCGGGATTCGTCAAGGAGATCCGGCGGTACCTGCGCGTCGAACGCCAGATCCCGCTGGACCGGTTGTCGATCTCGGGGTACTGGCGCCTCGGCCAGAACGACGACGCCTGGCGCGCCGTCAAGCGCGAGTGGAACGCACAGGTGGAGCGCGAGCAGGAGCCCGACGCCTCCTGA
- a CDS encoding 5'-3' exonuclease, with translation MLLDTASLYYRAYFGVPDSVRAPDGTPVNAVRGLLDFIGRLVQDHHPDDLVACMDADWRPAWRVELIPTYKAHRVAAETQAGQAGQADEEETPDTLAPQVPVIEAVLDAVGIARVGVAPYEADDVIGTLTGLARGPVDIVTGDRDLYQLVDDERRVRVLYPLKGVGTLQVTDEAVLREKYGVDGRGYVDLALLRGDPSDGLPGVPGIGEKTAKKLLDAYGDLAGIMAAVDDPAAKLTPSQRKRLDEARDYVAVAPKVVRVAVDVPLPAFDPTLPREARDPAVLAELAERWGLRGALQRLLSALHS, from the coding sequence ATGCTCCTGGACACCGCCTCCCTCTACTACCGCGCCTACTTCGGCGTGCCGGACTCGGTGCGCGCGCCGGACGGCACCCCCGTCAACGCGGTGCGCGGACTGCTGGACTTCATCGGCCGACTGGTCCAGGACCACCATCCGGACGACCTGGTGGCCTGCATGGACGCGGACTGGCGGCCCGCCTGGCGGGTCGAGCTGATCCCCACCTACAAGGCGCACCGGGTGGCCGCGGAGACCCAGGCCGGCCAGGCCGGCCAGGCCGACGAGGAGGAGACCCCGGACACCCTCGCCCCCCAGGTCCCGGTGATCGAGGCGGTGCTCGACGCGGTGGGGATCGCGCGGGTGGGCGTGGCGCCGTACGAGGCGGACGACGTCATCGGCACGCTGACGGGCCTGGCGCGGGGGCCGGTGGACATCGTCACCGGCGACCGGGACCTCTACCAGCTGGTCGACGACGAGCGCCGGGTGCGGGTGCTCTATCCGCTCAAGGGCGTCGGCACGCTCCAGGTGACCGACGAGGCGGTGCTGCGCGAGAAGTACGGCGTGGACGGCCGGGGCTACGTCGATCTGGCCCTGCTGCGCGGGGACCCCAGCGACGGCCTCCCGGGCGTCCCCGGCATCGGCGAGAAGACGGCGAAGAAGCTGCTGGACGCCTACGGCGATCTCGCCGGCATCATGGCCGCGGTGGACGACCCGGCGGCGAAGCTGACCCCCTCGCAGCGCAAGCGGCTGGACGAGGCCCGGGACTACGTCGCGGTCGCGCCGAAGGTGGTACGGGTCGCCGTGGACGTGCCGCTGCCCGCCTTCGACCCCACGCTGCCCCGCGAGGCGCGCGATCCCGCGGTCCTCGCGGAGCTGGCCGAGCGGTGGGGCCTGCGCGGCGCGTTGCAACGGCTGCTCTCGGCGCTGCACTCCTGA
- a CDS encoding glycine betaine/L-proline ABC transporter ATP-binding protein, giving the protein MSRLQAEHLYKVFGRRPDQAVEKLGSGVSRDELRADGTTAAVIDASFTVEPGQIFVVMGLSGSGKSTLLRMLNGLLDPTAGSVLFDGQDLTSLTPRELRHVRSSRISMVFQHFALFPHRNVLENAAYGLEVQGVAKGEREKRAAEALELTGLGGWEKSWPDELSGGMQQRVGLARALATDADLLLMDESFSALDPLIRRDMQDQLLELQKRLKKTIVFITHDLNEAMRLGDTIAVMRNGEIVQLGSAEDILVTPADDYVASFTQDVDRARVLTAGAIMAEPHTVMGSKTEDGTELRTPQDVLAAAPAAVAAATPVIELFAPCATSANPVAVTDERGKLVGVVPRERLLAVLGEPMKPAVPMPAAAGTRDAGPVTGPSAAKKVARV; this is encoded by the coding sequence GTGTCAAGGCTGCAGGCCGAGCATCTGTACAAGGTGTTCGGCAGACGACCCGATCAGGCCGTGGAAAAGCTCGGAAGCGGCGTGAGCCGCGACGAGCTGCGCGCCGACGGAACGACCGCAGCGGTGATCGACGCGTCGTTCACCGTGGAGCCGGGGCAGATCTTCGTCGTGATGGGTCTCTCGGGCTCCGGCAAGTCCACGCTTCTGCGCATGCTCAACGGACTGCTGGACCCCACAGCCGGAAGTGTGCTCTTCGACGGTCAGGACCTGACCTCCCTGACTCCCAGGGAACTGCGCCACGTCCGCTCGTCCCGGATCAGCATGGTCTTCCAGCACTTCGCGCTCTTCCCGCACCGCAATGTGCTGGAGAACGCCGCGTACGGCCTGGAAGTGCAGGGCGTGGCCAAGGGCGAGCGCGAGAAGCGCGCCGCCGAGGCGCTGGAACTGACCGGACTCGGCGGCTGGGAGAAGTCCTGGCCCGACGAGCTGTCCGGCGGCATGCAGCAACGCGTCGGACTGGCCCGCGCGCTCGCCACCGACGCGGACCTGCTCCTGATGGACGAGTCGTTCAGCGCGCTGGACCCGCTGATCCGCCGCGACATGCAGGACCAGCTCCTGGAGCTCCAGAAGCGCCTGAAGAAGACCATCGTCTTCATCACCCACGACCTCAACGAGGCCATGCGTCTGGGCGACACCATCGCGGTGATGCGCAACGGCGAGATCGTCCAGCTCGGTTCCGCCGAGGACATCCTCGTCACCCCGGCCGACGACTACGTCGCCTCCTTCACCCAGGACGTCGACCGCGCCCGCGTGCTGACCGCCGGCGCGATCATGGCCGAGCCGCACACCGTGATGGGCTCGAAGACCGAGGACGGCACCGAACTGCGCACCCCGCAGGACGTGTTGGCGGCGGCCCCCGCGGCGGTCGCCGCGGCCACGCCGGTCATCGAGCTCTTCGCCCCCTGCGCGACGAGCGCCAACCCGGTCGCGGTGACCGACGAACGGGGCAAGCTGGTCGGGGTCGTCCCCCGCGAGCGTCTCCTCGCCGTACTGGGCGAACCGATGAAGCCCGCCGTGCCGATGCCCGCCGCCGCGGGGACCCGCGACGCCGGGCCCGTGACCGGCCCCTCCGCCGCGAAGAAGGTGGCCCGTGTCTAG